One Cryobacterium roopkundense genomic region harbors:
- a CDS encoding ABC transporter permease, with protein MDSETLEQKRKAERQIFIAEQDFFDAGQPTGFFKGSSRSLVDIWKHRELLSRLVKREIKARYKDSSLGILWSLFRPLVQLLIYYFAIGQILGAARSVPDFAVFVFIGLTMWTLYSEIISGSTTSILGNAGLVKKVYLPREIFPLSSVGSALVNFGIQSIVLLGGIAVLSTFLWSYDLLLAPAAVITILVFGTAVGLLLSALNVYLRDVQHFVEIYLIVFFWVSPIVYPFTFIQNQLNGNWMEQIYLMNPVTLSIIAAQKALWTGGSTGVGDMAQAWPDNLELRLLVAFLCSVVLLWISQRVFSRLQGNFAQEL; from the coding sequence TTGGACTCTGAAACGCTCGAACAGAAGCGCAAAGCCGAACGTCAAATCTTCATTGCCGAACAGGATTTCTTTGACGCTGGGCAGCCCACGGGCTTCTTCAAGGGTTCCAGTCGATCGCTTGTAGACATTTGGAAGCACCGCGAGCTACTGTCCCGCCTAGTCAAAAGAGAGATCAAGGCACGGTATAAGGACAGTTCGCTCGGCATCCTTTGGAGCCTCTTCCGTCCGCTAGTGCAGCTCTTGATCTATTACTTCGCCATTGGCCAGATCTTGGGTGCCGCGCGGTCTGTCCCCGACTTCGCTGTATTCGTGTTTATCGGCCTCACGATGTGGACCCTATATAGCGAGATAATCAGCGGCAGTACGACGTCCATTCTCGGCAATGCCGGTCTCGTAAAGAAGGTGTATCTGCCCAGGGAAATTTTCCCTCTCAGTTCAGTCGGAAGCGCCCTCGTCAACTTCGGCATTCAGTCCATCGTGCTCCTGGGCGGTATTGCCGTCTTGAGCACCTTCTTGTGGTCCTACGACCTACTTCTGGCACCCGCGGCCGTCATCACGATTCTCGTATTCGGCACCGCCGTGGGACTTCTACTGTCTGCCCTGAACGTCTACCTGAGAGATGTTCAGCACTTTGTGGAAATTTACCTCATCGTTTTCTTCTGGGTTTCACCCATCGTGTATCCGTTCACGTTCATCCAGAATCAGCTCAACGGCAATTGGATGGAACAGATTTACCTGATGAACCCCGTGACTTTGTCAATCATCGCGGCACAGAAGGCACTCTGGACCGGTGGATCTACCGGTGTCGGCGATATGGCCCAAGCGTGGCCGGACAACCTAGAGCTCCGTCTCCTCGTCGCGTTCTTGTGCAGCGTTGTACTTCTCTGGATTTCTCAGCGTGTGTTCTCACGTCTGCAAGGCAACTTTGCTCAGGAGCTCTAA